A region from the Drosophila ananassae strain 14024-0371.13 chromosome 2L, ASM1763931v2, whole genome shotgun sequence genome encodes:
- the LOC6501521 gene encoding extracellular serine/threonine protein CG31145 isoform X1 — MSLASRTSVKSSGSEVDVSQRNASIRQLFAPSATQLAKKKEARQRSQSSFSLQRIGSQDVGGQVQSPKAVPAPEQQQQQLRLSTGKLAGWSNGNGFDDYQPRAALGINQLAMTTNQSAVKQYNGQDNNEWAPSPPLRLNRIPRQADNGRHQSAFELAMRKNWKSTSQLENFINNEHHDDELRQNLEYEQELEQEPEQEPEPEQDISVDFGNEMTWGKSAEKSLPLNHLQSSRSRLAGFSGTGAGAGAGAGDDWDRQDDYKQWDLESEQRESLHSQSYRPAAGQSTPLAERLQRFRYRQQLQLQSADIDVGDSAHTIGPHYLSAEQIGVANWQRAQFEGVTSVEVGASAEPEELLPPDRVLYPDSEPEEEEQQPRRRVVIRRRIVRTNRSGNNNTTTADSSQTTSTNTSITTNTGSTAIDTDLSVKSSVDKATLAGTGKTPNWLTRLHSFGTSNRKNRATVEAGGGVCGATRRSSGGNNHTASASGETCHTNPIMAVLRTMKLKERLVISLGATLVLLTLLLIVDVQMDFGVANRHLMQQQQHQKIRLGSDYDATGAGGGGGILHEFKRKFLQKSNSSGSKEASTQAAASQSGGATSGQDGAAGASGGAAGPGTGASAPTRKPTPHDRYVDLEKHLLTDEYSHVIVDNKPDVSRDNPSLADVLHRKASVNASNLERFQLRITKKELYGEQDTLVDAVLRDMIKLPIQHVVQKEGGTQLKLIIEYPNDIKALMKPMRFPRDQQTLPNHFYFTDYERHNAEIAAFHLDRILGFRRAMPVAGRTLNITTEIYQLAEENLLKTFFVSPSLNLCFHGKCSYYCDTSHAICGNPDMLEGSFAAFLPNFESGNRKGRKLWRHPWRRSYHKRKKAQWETDANYCALVRDIPPYDEGRRLYDLMDMAVFDFLTGNMDRHHYETFKVYGNETFPLHLDHGRGFGRPYHDELSILAPVLQCCLIRKSTLIKLLEFHNGPKPLSQLMSESLSQDPISPVLWQPHLDALDRRTGIILQSIRDCIKRNPPGEVGETDGSETDVSS, encoded by the exons ATGTCACTTGCCTCGAGGACGAGT GTTAAGTCGAGCGGGAGCGAAGTGGACGTGAGTCAGCGGAATGCCAGCATCCGCCAGCTCTTTGCCCCCTCGGCCACCCAGTTGGCCAAGAAAAAGGAAGCCCGCCAAAGGAGCCAGAGCAGCTTTTCGCTCCAAAGAATCGGCAGCCAGGATGTGGGTGGCCAGGTCCAAAGTCCAAAGGCAGTGCCAGCACcagagcaacagcagcagcagctgcgaCTCTCCACCGGGAAACTGGCCGGCTGGAGCAATGGGAATGGATTCGATGATTACCAGCCAAGAGCCGCCTTGGGCATAAATCAATTGGCAATGACTACGAATCAATCGGCAGTGAAACAATACAATGGCCAGGACAATAACGAGTGGGCTCCTAGCCCGCCTCTGCGTCTGAATCGTATTCCCCGGCAGGCCGACAATGGCCGGCATCAGAGTGCATTTGAATTGGCAATGAGGAAAAACTGGAAGTCAACGAGCCAgctggaaaattttattaacaACGAACATCATGACGACGAACTGAGGCAGAACCTGGAGTATGAACAGGAGCTTGAGCAGGAGCCGGAgcaggagccggagccggaacAGGACATTTCTGTTGACTTTGGTAATGAAATGACCTGGGGCAAATCTGCTGAGAAATCGCTGCCATTGAATCACCTGCAAAGTAGCAGGAGCCGGCTAGCAGGATTTTCCGGgaccggagccggagccggagcaggaGCCGGAGACGACTGGGACCGGCAGGACGATTATAAGCAATGGGATTTGGAGTCGGAGCAGCGCGAAAGTTTGCACAGCCAAAG CTATCGACCGGCGGCCGGACAATCTACGCCGCTGGCAGAGCGGCTGCAGCGGTTCCGATACCGCCAGCAATTGCAACTGCAGTCCGCTGATATCGACGTAGGCGATAGTGCCCACACTATTGGCCCACACTATTTATCAGCTGAACAAATAGGCGTAGCCAATTGGCAACGAGCGCAGTTCGAGGGGGTCACCTCAGTCGAGGTTGGGGCATCGGCGGAGCCGGAGGAGCTTCTGCCACCGGATCGAGTGCTATACCCAGACTCGGAGCCGGAGGAAGAGGAGCAACAGCCTCGTCGTCGTGTGGTGATCAGACGGCGCATTGTGCGCACCAATCGtagtggcaacaacaacaccaccaCCGCAGACAGCAGCCAGACCACCAGCACGAACACCTCCATCACCACCAACACCGGTAGCACTGCCATCGATACTGATTTGAGTGTCAAGAGCAGCGTGGATAAGGCTACTTTGGCCGGCACCGGGAAAACCCCCAACTGGCTAACCCGACTCCACAGTTTCGGGACCAGCAACAGGAAAAATCGGGCCACCGTCGAGGCAGGTGGAGGAGTGTGTGGTGCCACTCGCAGAAGCAGCGGCGGCAACAATCACACAGCAAGTGCCAGCGGTGAGACCTGCCACACTAATCCCATCATGGCCGTCCTGCGCACTATGAAGCTCAAGGAGCGCCTGGTCATCAGCCTGGGCGCCACACTGGTCCTGCTCACCCTGCTACTAATCGTGGACGTGCAGATGGACTTCGGGGTGGCCAACCGCCACCtgatgcagcagcaacagcaccagaAGATCCGTCTAGGCAGTGACTACGACGCCACGGGGGCAGGCGGAGGTGGCGGAATCCTGCACGAGTTCAAGCGTAAATTTCTGCAAAAGAG CAACTCTTCAGGGTCCAAGGAGGCTTCCACCCAGGCAGCCGCCAGCCAGAGTGGTGGGGCGACCAGTGGCCAGGATGGAGCGGCGGGAGCCTCGGGCGGAGCTGCCGGACCCGGCACGGGAGCCAGTGCACCCACCAGGAAGCCCACGCCGCACGATCGGTATGTGGATCTGGAGAAGCACCTTTTGACGGATGAGTACTCCCACGTGATTGTGGACAATAAGCCGGATGTGAGCAGAGATAATCCCTCGCTGGCCGACGTCCTGCACCGCAAAGCCAG TGTAAATGCCAGCAATTTGGAGCGCTTCCAATTGCGCATCACGAAGAAGGAGCTCTACGGCGAGCAGGACACTCTGGTGGATGCGGTGCTACGTGACATGATCAAGCTGCCAATACAGCATGTTG TGCAAAAGGAGGGTGGCACCCAGCTGAAATTGATCATTGAGTACCCGAACGATATCAAGGCCTTAATGAAGCCGATGCG GTTTCCGAGGGACCAGCAAACGCTGCCCAACCATTTCTACTTCACGGACTACGAGCGCCACAACGCCGAGATTGCCGCCTTTCACCTGGACAG GATACTGGGATTCCGCCGTGCCATGCCCGTAGCTGGCCGTACACTCAACATTACGACCGAAATTTATCAACTTGCCGAGGAGAATTTATTGAAGACGTTCTTTGTTTCGCCATCTCTGAATTTATGTTTCCATGGCAAGTGCTCGTACTATTGTGACACCTCGCATGCCATTTGCGGCAATCCGGACATGCTGGAGGGCTCCTTCGCCGCCTTCCTGCCCAACTTTGAGTCCGGCAATCGCAAG GGACGGAAG CTGTGGCGGCATCCCTGGCGACGGTCCTATCACAAACGGAAGAAGGCCCAATGGGAGACAGATGCCAATTATTGTGCCCTG GTCCGAGATATTCCACCCTACGACGAGGGCAGGCGACTCTACGACCTTATGGACATGGCCGTCTTTGATTTTCTCACTGGCAACATGGATCGCCATCATTACGAGACATTCAA GGTCTACGGGAACGAGACCTTCCCCCTGCATTTGGACCACGGTCGAGGCTTTGGGCGGCCCTACCACGACGAGCTTTCCATCCTGGCGCCAGTGCTGCAGTGCTGCCTTATTCGCAAGTCGACGCTCATCAAGCTGCTAGA ATTCCACAATGGCCCCAAGCCGCTGTCGCAGCTGATGAGCGAATCACTGAGCCAGGACCCCATCAGTCCGGTGCTCTGGCAGCCTCACCTGGACGCCCTGGACCGGCGGACTGGAATCATCCTGCAAAGCATACGGGACTGCATCAAGCGGAATCCGCCGGGGGAGGTGGGCGAGACGGACGGATCCGAGACGGACGTCTCCTCATAG
- the LOC6501521 gene encoding extracellular serine/threonine protein CG31145 isoform X2 has translation MSLASRTSVKSSGSEVDVSQRNASIRQLFAPSATQLAKKKEARQRSQSSFSLQRIGSQDVGGQVQSPKAVPAPEQQQQQLRLSTGKLAGWSNGNGFDDYQPRAALGINQLAMTTNQSAVKQYNGQDNNEWAPSPPLRLNRIPRQADNGRHQSAFELAMRKNWKSTSQLENFINNEHHDDELRQNLEYEQELEQEPEQEPEPEQDISVDFGNEMTWGKSAEKSLPLNHLQSSRSRLAGFSGTGAGAGAGAGDDWDRQDDYKQWDLESEQRESLHSQSYRPAAGQSTPLAERLQRFRYRQQLQLQSADIDVGDSAHTIGPHYLSAEQIGVANWQRAQFEGVTSVEVGASAEPEELLPPDRVLYPDSEPEEEEQQPRRRVVIRRRIVRTNRSGNNNTTTADSSQTTSTNTSITTNTGSTAIDTDLSVKSSVDKATLAGTGKTPNWLTRLHSFGTSNRKNRATVEAGGGVCGATRRSSGGNNHTASASGETCHTNPIMAVLRTMKLKERLVISLGATLVLLTLLLIVDVQMDFGVANRHLMQQQQHQKIRLGSDYDATGAGGGGGILHEFKRKFLQKSNSSGSKEASTQAAASQSGGATSGQDGAAGASGGAAGPGTGASAPTRKPTPHDRYVDLEKHLLTDEYSHVIVDNKPDVSRDNPSLADVLHRKASVNASNLERFQLRITKKELYGEQDTLVDAVLRDMIKLPIQHVVQKEGGTQLKLIIEYPNDIKALMKPMRFPRDQQTLPNHFYFTDYERHNAEIAAFHLDRILGFRRAMPVAGRTLNITTEIYQLAEENLLKTFFVSPSLNLCFHGKCSYYCDTSHAICGNPDMLEGSFAAFLPNFESGNRKLWRHPWRRSYHKRKKAQWETDANYCALVRDIPPYDEGRRLYDLMDMAVFDFLTGNMDRHHYETFKVYGNETFPLHLDHGRGFGRPYHDELSILAPVLQCCLIRKSTLIKLLEFHNGPKPLSQLMSESLSQDPISPVLWQPHLDALDRRTGIILQSIRDCIKRNPPGEVGETDGSETDVSS, from the exons ATGTCACTTGCCTCGAGGACGAGT GTTAAGTCGAGCGGGAGCGAAGTGGACGTGAGTCAGCGGAATGCCAGCATCCGCCAGCTCTTTGCCCCCTCGGCCACCCAGTTGGCCAAGAAAAAGGAAGCCCGCCAAAGGAGCCAGAGCAGCTTTTCGCTCCAAAGAATCGGCAGCCAGGATGTGGGTGGCCAGGTCCAAAGTCCAAAGGCAGTGCCAGCACcagagcaacagcagcagcagctgcgaCTCTCCACCGGGAAACTGGCCGGCTGGAGCAATGGGAATGGATTCGATGATTACCAGCCAAGAGCCGCCTTGGGCATAAATCAATTGGCAATGACTACGAATCAATCGGCAGTGAAACAATACAATGGCCAGGACAATAACGAGTGGGCTCCTAGCCCGCCTCTGCGTCTGAATCGTATTCCCCGGCAGGCCGACAATGGCCGGCATCAGAGTGCATTTGAATTGGCAATGAGGAAAAACTGGAAGTCAACGAGCCAgctggaaaattttattaacaACGAACATCATGACGACGAACTGAGGCAGAACCTGGAGTATGAACAGGAGCTTGAGCAGGAGCCGGAgcaggagccggagccggaacAGGACATTTCTGTTGACTTTGGTAATGAAATGACCTGGGGCAAATCTGCTGAGAAATCGCTGCCATTGAATCACCTGCAAAGTAGCAGGAGCCGGCTAGCAGGATTTTCCGGgaccggagccggagccggagcaggaGCCGGAGACGACTGGGACCGGCAGGACGATTATAAGCAATGGGATTTGGAGTCGGAGCAGCGCGAAAGTTTGCACAGCCAAAG CTATCGACCGGCGGCCGGACAATCTACGCCGCTGGCAGAGCGGCTGCAGCGGTTCCGATACCGCCAGCAATTGCAACTGCAGTCCGCTGATATCGACGTAGGCGATAGTGCCCACACTATTGGCCCACACTATTTATCAGCTGAACAAATAGGCGTAGCCAATTGGCAACGAGCGCAGTTCGAGGGGGTCACCTCAGTCGAGGTTGGGGCATCGGCGGAGCCGGAGGAGCTTCTGCCACCGGATCGAGTGCTATACCCAGACTCGGAGCCGGAGGAAGAGGAGCAACAGCCTCGTCGTCGTGTGGTGATCAGACGGCGCATTGTGCGCACCAATCGtagtggcaacaacaacaccaccaCCGCAGACAGCAGCCAGACCACCAGCACGAACACCTCCATCACCACCAACACCGGTAGCACTGCCATCGATACTGATTTGAGTGTCAAGAGCAGCGTGGATAAGGCTACTTTGGCCGGCACCGGGAAAACCCCCAACTGGCTAACCCGACTCCACAGTTTCGGGACCAGCAACAGGAAAAATCGGGCCACCGTCGAGGCAGGTGGAGGAGTGTGTGGTGCCACTCGCAGAAGCAGCGGCGGCAACAATCACACAGCAAGTGCCAGCGGTGAGACCTGCCACACTAATCCCATCATGGCCGTCCTGCGCACTATGAAGCTCAAGGAGCGCCTGGTCATCAGCCTGGGCGCCACACTGGTCCTGCTCACCCTGCTACTAATCGTGGACGTGCAGATGGACTTCGGGGTGGCCAACCGCCACCtgatgcagcagcaacagcaccagaAGATCCGTCTAGGCAGTGACTACGACGCCACGGGGGCAGGCGGAGGTGGCGGAATCCTGCACGAGTTCAAGCGTAAATTTCTGCAAAAGAG CAACTCTTCAGGGTCCAAGGAGGCTTCCACCCAGGCAGCCGCCAGCCAGAGTGGTGGGGCGACCAGTGGCCAGGATGGAGCGGCGGGAGCCTCGGGCGGAGCTGCCGGACCCGGCACGGGAGCCAGTGCACCCACCAGGAAGCCCACGCCGCACGATCGGTATGTGGATCTGGAGAAGCACCTTTTGACGGATGAGTACTCCCACGTGATTGTGGACAATAAGCCGGATGTGAGCAGAGATAATCCCTCGCTGGCCGACGTCCTGCACCGCAAAGCCAG TGTAAATGCCAGCAATTTGGAGCGCTTCCAATTGCGCATCACGAAGAAGGAGCTCTACGGCGAGCAGGACACTCTGGTGGATGCGGTGCTACGTGACATGATCAAGCTGCCAATACAGCATGTTG TGCAAAAGGAGGGTGGCACCCAGCTGAAATTGATCATTGAGTACCCGAACGATATCAAGGCCTTAATGAAGCCGATGCG GTTTCCGAGGGACCAGCAAACGCTGCCCAACCATTTCTACTTCACGGACTACGAGCGCCACAACGCCGAGATTGCCGCCTTTCACCTGGACAG GATACTGGGATTCCGCCGTGCCATGCCCGTAGCTGGCCGTACACTCAACATTACGACCGAAATTTATCAACTTGCCGAGGAGAATTTATTGAAGACGTTCTTTGTTTCGCCATCTCTGAATTTATGTTTCCATGGCAAGTGCTCGTACTATTGTGACACCTCGCATGCCATTTGCGGCAATCCGGACATGCTGGAGGGCTCCTTCGCCGCCTTCCTGCCCAACTTTGAGTCCGGCAATCGCAAG CTGTGGCGGCATCCCTGGCGACGGTCCTATCACAAACGGAAGAAGGCCCAATGGGAGACAGATGCCAATTATTGTGCCCTG GTCCGAGATATTCCACCCTACGACGAGGGCAGGCGACTCTACGACCTTATGGACATGGCCGTCTTTGATTTTCTCACTGGCAACATGGATCGCCATCATTACGAGACATTCAA GGTCTACGGGAACGAGACCTTCCCCCTGCATTTGGACCACGGTCGAGGCTTTGGGCGGCCCTACCACGACGAGCTTTCCATCCTGGCGCCAGTGCTGCAGTGCTGCCTTATTCGCAAGTCGACGCTCATCAAGCTGCTAGA ATTCCACAATGGCCCCAAGCCGCTGTCGCAGCTGATGAGCGAATCACTGAGCCAGGACCCCATCAGTCCGGTGCTCTGGCAGCCTCACCTGGACGCCCTGGACCGGCGGACTGGAATCATCCTGCAAAGCATACGGGACTGCATCAAGCGGAATCCGCCGGGGGAGGTGGGCGAGACGGACGGATCCGAGACGGACGTCTCCTCATAG